A single Fundulus heteroclitus isolate FHET01 chromosome 4, MU-UCD_Fhet_4.1, whole genome shotgun sequence DNA region contains:
- the LOC105923889 gene encoding high choriolytic enzyme 1 encodes MTPAVLFFFFFLSVMDGCLSAPAEIKNQTDGIIDAIPGPKLNLKPPVLHGDIAVPTTFTRNADPCVFKGCRWPKSGRYVQVPYYISSDFSEAERRIINLGMLSFHKHTCIRFVPWSSGVRDFIYFFSRPNSGCWSYLGRQRGEQHISLEKNGCVYFSTVQHELLHALGFNHEQVRSDRDKYVQILFENIKKKQRYNFEKKPTNNLGTPYDYGSVMHYHNYAFSSNGLPTILAKSNPNLAFGNAHGMSKNDIARVNKLYRCDGSSRRQRRMHPDVLY; translated from the exons ATGACTCCAgctgttcttttcttcttcttcttcctctcagTGATGGATGGTTGTCTG AGTGCaccagctgaaataaaaaatcaaacGG ATGGGATCATAGATGCCATCCCAGGACCCAAGCTTAACCTAA AACCCCCTGTGCTGCATGGAGACATTGCCGTACCAACTACCTTCACCAGGAATGCAGACCCATGTGTTTTCAAAGGCTGCAGGTGGCCCAAATCGGGACGTTACGTCCAAGTTCCCTATTACATTTCATCAGACTTCT CTGAGGCAGAAAGGAGAATCATCAATCTGGGGATGCTGAGCTTCCACAAGCACACCTGCATTCGTTTTGTTCCCTGGAGTTCTGGTGTTCGAGATTTCATCTATTTCTTCTCTCGACCTAACTCTGG GTGCTGGTCCTATCTGGGTCGTCAAAGAGGAGAACAGCACATCAGCCTTGAGAAAAATGGATGTGTATACTTCTCAACTGTGCAGCATGAGCTTCTTCATGCTCTAGGCTTCAACCACGAGCAGGTCCGCTCGGATAGAGACAAATACGTCCAGATTCTCTTCGAAAACATTAAGAAAA AACAACGTTACAATTTCGAAAAGAAGCCGACCAACAACTTGGGAACTCCCTACGACTATGGCTCTGTCATGCATTACCACAA TTACGCCTTCTCCAGTAACGGGTTGCCAACCATCCTAGCGAAGTCCAATCCTAACCTCGCCTTTGGAAACGCCCATggaatgagcaaaaatgacaTTGCTCGCGTCAACAAGCTTTACAGATGCG ATGGCTCATCTAGACGGCAGAGACGCATGCATCCAGATGTGCTGTACTGA